The genome window TGTTTCACTGCCAACGTGCCCGCTTGCAATGGCCGAAGCAGAGCGTTACTTACCAAGCCTAGTAGAAAAAACTGAAGCATTACTTGCTAAGCACGGTATACCCGATGACAGCATTATTATGCGCGTTGTAGGTTGCCCGAACGGCTGTGGCCGCGCAATGCTTGCAGAAGCAGGTTTAGTAGGTAAAGGCCCAGGTAAGTACAACGTTTACTTAGGTGGTAATTTAGAAGGCACACGTATTCCTAAATTGTACCTTGAGAACGTAGGCGAAGACGTTTACCTAGAAGCATTCGATAAGCTCATTGGCCAATGGGCAAGCGAGCGCAATGACGGTGAGTGTTTTGGTGACTTTGTTATACGCAAAGGCATTGTTGCTGAAGTAAAAGTATCAGTAACCGATTTTCACGCTTAATTAAATACCAGCGCTTTGGCGCTGGTGAGGTTTGGAATTTACCATGAGTGAATTTAAAAACATTTTACAGCTAGATAAACAAAGCCAAACGGCTATGTTAGCTGATGCTAATGGTTTACTAGCGAATAGGAGCGCAGAACAGCGTGTTGCATGGGCGCTTGATAACTTGCCTAATACGGCTTTTTTATCATCTAGCTTTGGTATTCAAGCGGCAGTAATGCTGCATTTAATGACCTCACAACGTCCAGATATTCCCGTTGTATTAACCGATACAGGCTATTTGTTTCCTGAAACGTATCAGTTTATTGAGCAAATGAGTGAGCGTTTATCACTTAACTTAAAGGTGTATAGAGCGCCGCTTAGCCCAGCATGGCAAGAGGCTAAATTTGGTAAACTATGGGAGAAAGGCGAAGACGGCATTAAGCAATATAATCAGCTTAATAAAGTAGAGCCGATGACCCGTGCGTTAAAAGAAATAGAAGCGGGCACGTGGTTTAGTGGTTTGCGCCGCGATCAATCATCTACACGTGCTGATAAACAGTTTGTAGAAATTAGCCGTGGTACCGTTAAAGTGTACCCGATTATTGAATGGTCTAACCGCGACGTGTATCAGTATCTTACTAAGCACGATTTACCTTACCACCCATTATGGGAGCAAGGTTATGTGTCTATGGGAGACGTACATACAACACGTAAGTTAGAACCAGGAATGACAGAGGAAGAAACTCGCTTTTTTGGTTTAAACCGAGAATGCGGACTACACATGGATGGTGACGGTATTTAACGCAGCTTCGGCTGCGTTTTTATTTTTTTATTAGGGTACAAAAAATTGCCTAATTAAGTATTTTTTATTAGACTCAAGGCAATAAAGGATTAATTAAAGCAGGAACGCTATGAAATACTTTACCTACTTAGCTATATCAATCATGGCTATTGCAGTTATCTCTTTGTTTTATTTAAAAAAGCCCGATGGTCAAACATGGCTTTCTGCATCATCAATTAGCAGTGAATCTCAGCAAATTAAAGAAAAAATGGTTGCGCTATCTAGCAATACTTTGGACCAAGCAGTGCAGGGAGTTAAGCAAGCTGGCGATAAAATTGCGAGCAGTATTTCTGATGAACCAATGCCTGAAAGTACTACCTCAAGCAGCAAAATTTTTAAGTGGCAAGACGAAACAGGCCAATGGCACTTTTCTGATACACCTAACCCGCATGCAAAAAGTATTGAAGTAAAACTCGATCCTAAAGATATTACTGTTATTGCAGCAGAAGACACGTCTATTTTAAATACCTCTCCAAGTACAAATACAATGTCGGCTGCACCAGAGGGGATTAGTATTTTGAACCCAGACTCTGTTAAAAAGCTATTTAATGATGCCGAAAATGTAAAAGACAAACTAGAAAAACGTAATAAAGAAATTAATAATTTAAGTGCACTTTAATTATTTAGAGTGAGTACTTTTATGGTTTTTTAAATAACGTTTTTCGGCTTCCATCAATAATACGGTTAAATATATTTTAGTAGGAAGCGACAACAACACGCCTATAGCAATGCATGCCGCCGCTATAATTATTCCTTTAATACCATGATTAACAGTGAAGTAACTCGACACAATTAAAGTGTGGCCAGTCACGATAAGGCACAACCCAAGCACTATTGATGTTTTAAGCAGCCTAATTATCATTGTTTGCGACATAGTTACCTCACTAAGAGTAGCCCTAGGGCCTGTTTATCTTTCGAGGTTAAATTTGCAGCAGTGTGTTTGGTATTTAGGCAAGGCAGAGCCTATGTAGTGTGGTTATTCCCCATGGATAGGCGATAACGTGGAATAAATGCCAAACATGCGCTGCCCGAAGGGTTCTGCCTAGGGGCTATTTACTCTTTGTTGCTCGGTTTTTACTTAGCCCACTAGGTTACAAACCTCACGCCGCGATTAAATAGCCCCTAGGTTGAACAAATTTTAATCCTGAA of Pseudoalteromonas arctica A 37-1-2 contains these proteins:
- a CDS encoding phosphoadenylyl-sulfate reductase, translating into MSEFKNILQLDKQSQTAMLADANGLLANRSAEQRVAWALDNLPNTAFLSSSFGIQAAVMLHLMTSQRPDIPVVLTDTGYLFPETYQFIEQMSERLSLNLKVYRAPLSPAWQEAKFGKLWEKGEDGIKQYNQLNKVEPMTRALKEIEAGTWFSGLRRDQSSTRADKQFVEISRGTVKVYPIIEWSNRDVYQYLTKHDLPYHPLWEQGYVSMGDVHTTRKLEPGMTEEETRFFGLNRECGLHMDGDGI
- a CDS encoding DUF4124 domain-containing protein — translated: MKYFTYLAISIMAIAVISLFYLKKPDGQTWLSASSISSESQQIKEKMVALSSNTLDQAVQGVKQAGDKIASSISDEPMPESTTSSSKIFKWQDETGQWHFSDTPNPHAKSIEVKLDPKDITVIAAEDTSILNTSPSTNTMSAAPEGISILNPDSVKKLFNDAENVKDKLEKRNKEINNLSAL